Proteins encoded together in one Vigna angularis cultivar LongXiaoDou No.4 chromosome 5, ASM1680809v1, whole genome shotgun sequence window:
- the LOC108339014 gene encoding transcription factor MYB33: MGRVNNEIEDEVLPSDVSAAQSNGESYEGSTSVVLKKGPWTSTEDDILVDYVNKNGEGNWNAVQKHTGLLRCGKSCRLRWANHLRPNLKKGAFTAEEERFIAELHAKMGNKWARMAAHLPGRTDNEIKNYWNTRIKRRQRAGLPLYPPEVSLQGFQESQRNQSNGGLNGGNRMHLDMLQKNSYEIHGAIFDSLKDNQGILPYAPKFSDVSVCGNMLKGLDSSSQYCSVMPPASPKNKRLRESTIPFNGSKDKKNNGLYPFCQNRDNNSDKIAHSFGMQALLDPGPSSHNSMCFSHSLSNGNSSTSKPTFEAVKLELPSLQYPELHLGSWGTSPPPPMLESVDDFFQSHTPISTLESDCSSPQNSGLLDALLYQAKTLSSSRNHCSDKGSNSSTATPGDRGDNSALNVYETEWEDYADPVSPFGATSILNECPALIGSENSLDEQLSLQTFTGNIPKLEFVDQVWTPDNENQTLSFLNITRPDLLFASDWHELGFGHGKNQAITTDTTTTLLGDDFAADHKHMTSGTSQSSQVWGFGSCASAANNMHALCHLSDLG, encoded by the exons atggGACGAGTGAATAATGAAATTGAGGATGAAGTGCTTCCCAGTGATGTGAGTGCAGCACAGTCAAATGGTGAGAGTTATGAAGGAAGTACCAGTGTTGTTCTGAAGAAAGGGCCGTGGACATCAACTGAAGATGATATTTTGGTGGATTATGTCAACAAAAATGGGGAGGGGAATTGGAATGCAGTTCAGAAGCACACAGGGTTATTACGTTGTGGAAAAAGTTGTCGGCTTCGATGGGCTAATCACCTAAGGCCAAATTTAAAGAAAGGGGCGTTTACTGCAGAAGAAGAGCGGTTCATTGCTGAACTTCATGCCAAAATGGGAAACAAATGGGCACGCATGGCAGCACAT TTGCCTGGTCGCACCGATAATGAAATAAAGAATTATTGGAACACCCGGATCAAGAGGCGTCAGCGGGCTGGGTTGCCACTTTACCCTCCAGAAGTGTCTTTGCAAGGTTTTCAAGAGAGTCAGCGTAACCAAAGCAATGGTGGACTTAATGGTGGCAATAGAATGCATCTTGATATGTTGCAGAAAAATAGTTATGAGATACATGGTGCTATATTTGATAGTCTGAAGGATAATCAGGGAATCTTACCTTATGCACCTAAGTTTTCCGATGTTTCTGTTTGTGGCAATATGCTGAAAGGTCTTGATTCTTCTTCTCAATATTGTAGCGTTATGCCACCAGCATCACCTAAGAACAAGCGTCTTAGAGAGTCAACAATACCGTTTAATGGTTCCAAGGATAAGAAAAACAATGGTCTATATCCATTTTGTCAAAATCGGGACAATAATTCTGATAAGATTGCACACTCATTTGGAATGCAAGCACTCCTTGATCCTGGTCCCTCCTCACACAACTCAATGTGTTTCAGCCATTCACTTTCAAATGGCAATTCCTCTACTTCTAAGCCAACTTTTGAGGCTGTGAAGTTGGAGCTCCCTTCACTCCAATATCCAGAACTTCATTTAGGTAGCTGGGGTACATCTCCCCCACCTCCCATGCTCGAGTCAGTTGATGATTTCTTTCAGTCTCATACACCAATTAGTACACTCGAGTCAGATTGTTCTTCTCCACAAAATAGTGGCCTGCTGGATGCCTTACTTTATCAGGCAAAGACTCTGAGCAGTTCAAGGAACCATTGTTCTGACAAAGGTTCAAATTCTTCTACTGCAACCCCTGGTGACAGAGGTGACAACTCTGCTTTGAATGTGTACGAGACAGAATGGGAAGATTACGCTGACCCTGTATCTCCCTTTGGTGCGACTTCAATATTGAATGAGTGCCCTGCTCTTATAGGCAGTGAGAATTCATTGGACGAACAGCTATCTCTCCAGACATTTACTG GCAATATTCCAAAATTAGAGTTTGTTGATCAGGTTTGGACTCCTGACAATGAAAATCAAACCTTGTCCTTCTTGAATATCACTCGTCCAGACTTATTGTTTGCTTCAGATTGGCATGAGCTAGGTTTTGGGCATGGCAAGAACCAGGCCATCACAACTGATACAACAACGACCCTTCTTGGAGACGATTTTGCCGCTGACCATAAGCATATGACTTCTGGAACTTCTCAGTCAAGTCAGGTGTGGGGTTTTGGTTCTTGTGCATCGGCAGCCAATAATATGCATGCCCTCTGTCACCTATCCGATCTTGGTTAA
- the LOC108338818 gene encoding putative disease resistance RPP13-like protein 1, protein MPVIETLGGALFGAVLQVLFDKLDSRQVLDYFRRRKFDEKLLKKLKRKLVSINAGVDDAEKKQFRNAYVKAWLDEVRDVLLDTEDLMDEIYYEFSRYGLEVESHSSSSQVCIFESRIKEVLDDLECLLNQMDDLGLKNASGVGVGLGLNSNVSQKLPSTSLVVENIIYGRDDEKEMILKWMTSDTEKHSQLSILSVVGMGGLGKTTLAQHVYNDPRIEGKFAIKGWVYVSDEFDVLMLTKTIFGVLTKSKDDSVDLEMVQGRLKEKLTGRKFLVVLDDVWNEDRAQWKALQTPLNYGAKGSKILVTTRSNKVASIVQSNKLHELKQLGGDHSWQVFAKHAFQDDNSQMNAEVKEIGTKIVEKCRGLPLALETVGCLLRSKSSVAEWKSVLSSEIWDFPEEDSKIIPALLLSYYHLPSYLKRCFSYCAMFPKDHQFDKKNLIQLWMAENFLQRSQQSKSQEEVGEHYFNVLLSRCFFQQSSEGFKSCFVMHGLLNDLAKYVSGDICFRFGIDRAKRTLKETRHFSFVIDDYGVSCNEYENLYDAKGLRTFLPVTRISYWSWYCETLTLELIFKLKCLHVLSFCGCVNLKEVPETIGNLIHLRFLDLSNTGIQKLPDTMCSLCNLQTLKLNSCVNLKELPCNLHKLTNLCCPELMKNSLTKMPMHIGKLKNLEIFMSPFNVGKSSELCIQQLGELLSKTCLVRLDLHWDLEQNLVNFMKEREILENLQPSRHLEELSINDYGGIQFPHWLSDNSLSNLVSLSLINCKHCLLLPSLEFLTFLRHLTISGHDWIRTIDADFYRNSCSAFASLQTLNFADMKEWEEWQCRTGDFPSLQSLFVTKCPKLKGQLPKQLSHLRKLIIEDCKQLVTLAPRTLEICELQLRDCGKLQIDYNPTTLKRLQIGGDNMEASLLERLGHIISHTSLESFTIFSCPNMNIPINHCFDFLEKLHIGGGCDSLTNFPLDFFPKLSELELSECPNLQMIAQGHPLNHLKILRIGKCSRFEYFPNEGLFARQLESFYIIGLEKLKSLPKRMSVLLPSLNLLYINDCPDVEVSDGCLPSNLNEMCLFNCSKLIASLKGPWGTNPSLKSLSIGKVDEDCFPSEGLLPLSVTNLEIYDCPNLKKLDYRGLCHLFSLEKLFLYKCPILQCLPEEGLPKSISKLRVEGCPLIKQRCKKQEGEDWQKIAHIKYIMVDRERVNI, encoded by the coding sequence ATGCCAGTGATAGAAACACTTGGTGGTGCTCTTTTTGGTGCTGTCCTTCAGGTGCTGTTTGACAAGCTTGATTCTCGTCAAGTTCTGGACTACTTTCGTAGAAGAAAGTTCGACGAGAAGCTCCTGAAGAAGTTGAAGAGGAAACTGGTATCCATTAATGCCGGGGTTGATGATGCAGAAAAAAAGCAGTTCAGAAATGCCTATGTGAAAGCATGGCTTGATGAGGTAAGAGACGTGTTGCTTGATACAGAGGATTTGATGGATGAAATATACTATGAATTCTCCAGATATGGGTTGGAAGTTGAATCCCATAGCAGTTCTAGTCAGGTATGTATTTTTGAATCTAGGATTAAAGAAGTCCTTGATGACCTAGAATGTCTACTAAACCAAATGGATGATCTAGGTTTGAAAAATGCTAGCGGGGTAGGGGTTGGGTTAGGGTTGAATAGTAATGTGTCACAGAAATTGCCATCAACATCTTTGGTggttgaaaatattatttatggaagagatgatgaaaaagaaatgatCCTCAAATGGATGACTTCAGACACTGAAAAGCATAGCCAACTATCTATACTGTCTGTCGTGGGTATGGGTGGGTTGGGTAAGACAACACTTGCTCAACATGTGTACAATGACCCAAGGATAGAGGGTAAATTTGCTATCAAAGGTTGGGTTTATGTTTcagatgaatttgatgttttaatgttgacaaaaacaatttttggGGTACTCACGAAATCAAAAGATGATAGTGTAGACCTAGAAATGGTTCAAGGAAGATTGAAAGAAAAACTGACAGGAAGGAAGTTTCTTGTCGTTCTGGATGATGTTTGGAACGAAGACCGAGCCCAGTGGAAAGCTTTGCAAACTCCTCTCAATTATGGGGCTAAGGGAAGTAAAATTCTTGTCACCACACGCAGTAACAAAGTTGCTTCTATCGTGCAATCAAATAAACTACATGAACTGAAGCAATTAGGTGGAGATCACAGCTGGCAAGTTTTTGCTAAACATGCATTCCAAGATGATAATTCGCAGATGAATGCTGAGGTGAAAGAGATTGGTACAAAGATAGTTGAAAAGTGCAGAGGATTGCCTCTAGCCTTGGAAACAGTTGGATGTCTTTTACGCTCAAAGTCTTCTGTTGCAGAATGGAAAAGTGTATTGTCAAGCGAGATATGGGACTTCCCTGAAGAAGATAGCAAAATCATCCCTGCCCTATTGTTGAGTTATTACCATCTTCCTTCCTATCTCAAGAGATGTTTCTCTTACTGTGCCATGTTTCCTAAAGATCATCAATTTGACAAGAAGAATTTAATTCAGTTATGGATGGCTGAAAATTTTCTTCAACGCTCTCAACAGAGTAAGTCTCAGGAAGAAGTTGGCGAACATTACTTCAATGTTCTATTATCAAGGTGCTTCTTTCAACAATCCAGTGAAGGCTTCAAATCATGTTTTGTCATGCATGGCCTTCTTAACGATTTGGCAAAATATGTTTCTGGTGACATCTGTTTCAGGTTTGGAATTGATAGAGCAAAGAGAACACTGAAGGAAACACGCCACTTTTCATTTGTTATTGATGACTATGGAGTATCATGTAATGAGTACGAGAATTTATATGATGCAAAAGGGCTACGGACATTTTTGCCTGTAACTAGGATATCTTATTGGTCTTGGTATTGTGAGACTTTGACGCTTGAGTTGATATTTAAGTTGAAGTGCTTACACGTTTTATCTTTTTGTGGTTGTGTTAACCTTAAAGAGGTACCTGAAACTATAGGCAATCTTATACATCTCCGGTTTTTAGACCTTTCAAATACTGGAATTCAAAAACTGCCCGACACAATGTGTTCACTATGTAACTTACAAACATTGAAGCTGAACAGTTGTGTGAATTTGAAGGAGCTGCCCTGTAATTTACATAAACTAACCAATTTGTGTTGTCCTGAACTTATGAAAAACAGTCTGACAAAGATGCCAATGCATATAGGAAAACTGAAGAATCTTGAAATATTCATGAGTCCTTTCAATGTTGGCAAAAGTAGTGAGCTATGTATCCAACAGTTAGGAGAACTCTTGAGTAAAACATGTCTGGTACGGTTAGATTTGCACTGGGATTTGGAGCAGAACCTTGTGAATTtcatgaaagaaagagaaatactTGAGAATTTGCAGCCTTccagacatttggaggagttgtCAATCAATGACTATGGTGGCATACAATTTCCACATTGGTTATCTGATAATTCATTATCGAATCTAGTGTCCTTAAGCTTGATCAATTGTAAACATTGCCTGTTGTTGCCTTCCCTCGAATTCTTGACATTTCTTAGGCACCTGACAATTAGTGGGCATGATTGGATACGGACGATAGATGCTGATTTTTACAGGAATAGTTGTTCTGCATTTGCATCCTTGCAAACGTTAAACTTTGCTGATATGAAGGAATGGGAAGAATGGCAATGTAGGACAGGTGATTTTCCAAGTCTTCAAAGTCTTTTTGTGACTAAGTGTCCCAAGCTGAAAGGACAATTGCCAAAACAACTTTCTCATTTAAGGAAACTAATTATTGAGGACTGCAAACAACTTGTGACTCTTGCTCCCAGGACCCTAGAAATTTGTGAATTACAACTGCGAGACTGTGGAAAGCTGCAAATTGATTATAATCCAACTACATTGAAAAGGCTCCAGATTGGAGGTGACAACATGGAGGCATCATTACTTGAAAGGCTTGGCCATATCATATCGCATACTTCTCTTGAATCCTTCACCATTTTTTCTTGTCCGAATATGAATATTCCTATCAACCATTGCTTTGATTTCCTTGAAAAATTGCATATCGGTGGTGGTTGTGACTCTCTGACAAACTTTCCTCTAGATTTCTTCCCAAAACTCTCTGAGCTTGAGTTATCGGAGTGTCCTAACCTACAGATGATAGCACAGGGGCACCCTCTTAATCATTTGAAGATTCTGCGGATTGGAAAGTGCTCTAGATTTGAATATTTTCCCAATGAAGGATTATTTGCCCGGCAGCTAGAGAGCTTTTATATTATAGGATTGGAGAAATTGAAATCATTGCCTAAACGCATGTCTGTGCTTCTTCCATCTCTTAATCTTCTGTATATAAATGATTGTCCAGATGTGGAGGTTTCCGACGGATGTTTGCCATCAAATCTAAATGAAATGTGTCTCTTCAATTGCTCCAAACTTATTGCCTCACTAAAGGGTCCTTGGGGAACCAACCCTTCCCTAAAATCCTTGTCTATTGGCAAAGTGGATGAGGACTGTTTTCCAAGTGAAGGATTGCTCCCACTCTCTGTTACTAATCTAGAGATATATGATTGTCCAAATCTTAAGAAACTGGATTATAGGGGTCTCTGTCACCTGTTCTCTCTTGAGAAATTGTTTCTTTATAAGTGTCCTATACTCCAATGCTTGCCAGAGGAGGGTCTGCCCAAATCCATTTCAAAACTCAGAGTTGAAGGCTGCCCGTTGATCAAACAGCGCTGCAAGAAACAAGAAGGTGAAGACTGGCAAAAGATTGCACACATTAAATACATAATGGTTGACAGAGAACGAGTGAACATATAA